Below is a genomic region from Sandaracinaceae bacterium.
CAGCTGGAGCTCCGCCACCCGCGTCCCCGCCAGGAAGTCGTCGGCGTCCTCGACGTCTCGCTCCACCGAACGCGACGCCGCGTCGCCCTCGCGGCGGATCTCCAGGCGGACCGATGCGAACTCGATGGTGGGCACGAGATCGGTGCGCACGTCGACGAGCAGGGTGCGCGACGCGGACCCGCAGGAGCTCGCGAGGAGCAGTCCGAGGATGGCAAGGTGAGCTGCGCGCGCGGTGCGCCCGGGAGTCATCCCCGGCACGCTATCATCAACGGGCGGCGAGGGCGTCTTCGACGTCGGCCACGCGCACCGGCTTGACGAGGTGCTCGGCGAAGCCGACCTCCGCGCTCCGGGAGCGGTCCGCGGGCGCGCCGTATCCGGTCAGCGCGATCATCCGGATCGCGTGATCGGGCCAGCGCTCCCGCAGCTGCAGCGCGAACGCGTGCCCGTCCATGCCGGGCAGCCCGATGTCCACCAGCGCCACCTCGGGGCGCGCGTGCGCGACGAGCTCCAGCGCGGTCTCCGCGTCCGGGGCGATGCGCACGTGGTGACCGCGGCTCGAGAGCGCCATCGAGAGCAGCTCCGCCGAGTCGACGTGGTCGTCGACGATGAGGATCGAGCGCTCGCTCCCCGTCGCGCGCGCGCCCGCGGGAGGAGGCTCCGCCGCCGCGGCGAGGGCGAGCGGCAGGCGCACCGAGATCGTCGTGCCCAGCCCCTCGCCGGGGCTGGTCGCGCCCACGCTGCCGCCGTGCAGGCGGACGAGGTGGGAGACCAGCGCGAGCCCCAGCCCGAGGCCGCCACGCGAGCGGCCCTCACCCTGCGAGAAGGGCTCGAAGGCCCGCTCGAGCAGCGCGCGGCTCATGCCTCGCCCGTCGTCGCGCACCTCCACCAGCGCGTGGTCCGCGTCCGGCCTCGCGCGCACCCAGATGCGCCCGCCCTCGTCGGTGTAGCGGGCGGCGTTGCTCAGCAGGTTCGCGAAGATCTGGCTGCCGCGCGCGAGGTCCGCGTGGACCCAGACGCCGGCGTCCACGTCGAGGGTGAGGTGGTGCCCTCGCTCGGCGATCTGCGCGCGCGTCATCTCCAGCGCCACGTCGAGCATGTCGCCGAGGCGCCGCGGCCCGATGTCGAGCGCGAGCTTGCCGCGCGCGGCCCGGGACACATCGAGGAGGTCGTCGACCAGGCGCACCAGCTGCCGGCTCTGGCGCGCGATCACGCCGCGCGTCCGCTGGAGGATCGGGTCGTCGTATCCGTCGAGCAACTCGGCCGCGGCCACGATGGGGGAGAGCGGGTTCCGCAGCTCGTGCCCGAGCAGCGCGAGGAAGTCGTCGCGGCGGCGCGACTCGTCCTCCGCGAGGCGACGCGCCTTCTGCAGCGCCTGGCGATCTCGGCGCGCGGCGCTGACGTCGCGCAGGTAGATCACCACGCCCACTCCGCGCGGGGAGTGCGCGAGCGCGAGCGTGACCTCCATGGCGAGCTCGGTGCCGTCGGCGCGCCGGGCGGTCAGCGGCAGGGCCCGCCCCATCCAGCGCGGGTCGGCGGACAGCGCCGAGCGCAAGACGCGGCTCGCGCGGGGGCGCCAGCGCGGCGGCGTGAAGAGCGGCGCGGGACCCTTGCCCAGCACCTCGTGCGCCGACCAGCCCAGCACGCGCTCGGCCGCGCCGTTCCACTCCACGACCTTGCCTCGGTGGTCGAGCGCCACGATCGGGTCGGGAGAGGACGCGACCACGCCGCTCCGCCGCAGCTCCGCGAGCGACGCCAGGTGCGACAGCTCGACCGAGCGGAGCGCGTGCCCCACCTGCGCGCCGACGGCCTCGAGCACGGCGAGCAGCGGCTCGTCGAGCTCCACGAGGTCATCGAGGTCGCCGAGCTCCGCGTGGATGACCGCCACCACGGAGGCGCCCATCGTGACCGGCACCGCGACGCACCCTCCCTCGGCGAGCGCGCGCCCGGTCTCGGCGGCGCGGCCGGCGAGGCCGTCGCCGACGTGCACCGCTCGGGGAGTCCGGGCCGTGTCCGGCCAGCTCACGAGCGGCGTCAGCTGCGTCGCGGCGGGATCGGCGAGCAGGACGTCGGCGCGGCGCGCGTCGAGCGCGTGGCCGAGCGCCTCGAGCACGGGGACGAGGCAGTCCGACGCGCGCTCGGCCCGGCCCAGCGCGCGCGACACGCCGCGCACCACCGCGCGACGCCTCGCCTCGCTCTCCGTCACCCCGCTCCCGGTCACCGCGCTCGACACGTTCTCTTCGTCGCATCGGGGTCGAAGAGGGTCAAGGCAGGCTCACGCGATTTGTCGGCCGTCAATCGTCGTCACTGCGGCTGATCGCCCCAGCGACGCGAAGCAGCAGCGCGCTGCCCTGCTCCATGATCGCGTCCAGCAGCCGCAGCTTGGACGAAGACCCGCCGCGTGACTCGCGCGACTCGGCGTAGAGCCCGATCAGGCTCGTGCTCAATGACTGCTCCGCGACGTGGTGGGTGCCAGACGGGGTCTCCAGCTCGACGCGCAGCCGCCCTTTCTTTTCGCTCATTTTGGTCGTTCCTCCGGCCACCTCTCTCTTCAGGTCGCGTGCCGAGCCCAGTCCAGCGGGGACGGCGCTGGATCCGGGTGGGGTGGAAGGCCACGCCGTGGCGATCCAGCAGCGCCCGTTCGTGGCGTTGCGCCTCTGAATATGGAGGTGAATTCGTCTTTTCGTCCGCTGCGATTACCTCCTTTGTGATGACCCCAGAAGACGTGGCGCGAGAGGGATCGGCCCACGAAGGCGTCGCCCCGGAAGCCGTCCCTCCCGAAGACGTGGGCCGCCTGGTGGCCAACGCGTTGAGCCTGTCTCGCGTGCCGCTGGCCGCGCTCCTCTGGGTCGCGCCGGCGTCCCCGCTCTGGGTCCTGTCTCTGCTCGGCGTCGCCGGGCTGACCGATCTCGCGGACGGCTGGGTGATGCGCCGCTGGGCCGCGAGGCGCTGGGCGGCCCACCACCGCGGCGCGTTCGCGGCGTCGGTGGCCCGCGGGGCGGCCCTCGATGGGTTCGCGGACAAGGTGTTCGTCGCCTCTGCGGTGAGCGTCCTGTACTTCGT
It encodes:
- a CDS encoding ATP-binding protein, whose amino-acid sequence is MSSAVTGSGVTESEARRRAVVRGVSRALGRAERASDCLVPVLEALGHALDARRADVLLADPAATQLTPLVSWPDTARTPRAVHVGDGLAGRAAETGRALAEGGCVAVPVTMGASVVAVIHAELGDLDDLVELDEPLLAVLEAVGAQVGHALRSVELSHLASLAELRRSGVVASSPDPIVALDHRGKVVEWNGAAERVLGWSAHEVLGKGPAPLFTPPRWRPRASRVLRSALSADPRWMGRALPLTARRADGTELAMEVTLALAHSPRGVGVVIYLRDVSAARRDRQALQKARRLAEDESRRRDDFLALLGHELRNPLSPIVAAAELLDGYDDPILQRTRGVIARQSRQLVRLVDDLLDVSRAARGKLALDIGPRRLGDMLDVALEMTRAQIAERGHHLTLDVDAGVWVHADLARGSQIFANLLSNAARYTDEGGRIWVRARPDADHALVEVRDDGRGMSRALLERAFEPFSQGEGRSRGGLGLGLALVSHLVRLHGGSVGATSPGEGLGTTISVRLPLALAAAAEPPPAGARATGSERSILIVDDHVDSAELLSMALSSRGHHVRIAPDAETALELVAHARPEVALVDIGLPGMDGHAFALQLRERWPDHAIRMIALTGYGAPADRSRSAEVGFAEHLVKPVRVADVEDALAAR
- a CDS encoding CDP-alcohol phosphatidyltransferase family protein; translation: MTPEDVAREGSAHEGVAPEAVPPEDVGRLVANALSLSRVPLAALLWVAPASPLWVLSLLGVAGLTDLADGWVMRRWAARRWAAHHRGAFAASVARGAALDGFADKVFVASAVSVLYFVHEPPLWIVVALMTRELLLAPLMVLYRLAPASQRSRVDFTAGVPGKAATLAQFCALILGFVGHPLLGEMALGVSFLGAVSVLHYVVRAYMPKLFNGPDRAT